The Peptococcaceae bacterium 1198_IL3148 genome window below encodes:
- a CDS encoding DUF4127 family protein: MLKKLLLMLTLIFCFTLTACAEDNKEITLLYIPMDERPVNLDYVADTINATSFNLLLPPEEYLPHIKQPGQVDKLWQWLFDNCSQADYLVLSADALVYGGLTPSRIHNLDQATLTDRVDKFNQLKQQNPDAKLYVFSTLMRTHKGNTNVAEPDYYGTYGSRIFQLTALRDKAEIEGLAAAEEVKLNQLLTDIPGDVLTDWYQRREKNLAINRQLLEQTKTNVMDYMILCRDDTLSYSQSHKEYRSLTEEIAALDAAKYNSFPGADEVGLVLLTRALNDAQGNTPAVYTSYAPGRGANTTPKYEDVTLGESVTAHIVAAGGKVIAEPEQADLILAVNTPEDGVIGEAGSAANVAEPKRTTTALVNDISRHIGKGRRVAVADVALANGADNSLMATLANQKLLPQLTAYAGWNTAGNTVGYALAQGMLSQDIGEADRLHLLAVRLLDDWGYQANVRSQVQQGNINKYNLGPDKGPVATEIEQQLKTFATDNLKDFPIDQLKVDLPWNRTFDILLEVEP; this comes from the coding sequence ATGTTGAAAAAACTATTGCTCATGCTAACGCTAATATTTTGTTTTACTCTAACCGCCTGCGCAGAGGATAATAAAGAAATCACGTTGCTGTATATCCCCATGGATGAGCGACCGGTCAACCTAGATTACGTCGCCGATACCATTAACGCCACTTCATTTAATTTGCTACTGCCCCCGGAGGAGTACTTGCCCCATATTAAGCAGCCTGGGCAGGTGGATAAATTGTGGCAATGGCTGTTTGACAACTGCTCCCAGGCGGATTACCTGGTGTTGTCGGCCGATGCCTTGGTGTACGGTGGCCTAACCCCCTCCCGCATCCATAACTTAGACCAGGCAACATTGACAGACCGGGTGGACAAGTTCAACCAGCTAAAACAACAAAACCCCGATGCTAAACTTTATGTCTTTAGCACGCTAATGCGCACCCACAAGGGCAACACCAACGTGGCCGAGCCGGATTACTACGGTACCTATGGCAGTCGTATCTTTCAACTGACTGCGCTGCGGGATAAAGCGGAGATTGAAGGACTAGCGGCAGCGGAGGAAGTAAAGCTAAACCAACTGTTAACCGACATCCCCGGTGATGTATTGACAGACTGGTATCAGCGGCGGGAGAAGAACCTCGCCATTAATCGGCAACTGCTGGAGCAAACCAAAACTAACGTGATGGATTACATGATTCTCTGTCGGGACGATACCCTGTCTTACTCCCAGTCTCATAAAGAGTATCGGTCATTAACCGAAGAAATAGCCGCACTGGATGCTGCTAAATATAACTCCTTTCCCGGGGCGGATGAAGTGGGCCTAGTGCTGTTGACCCGGGCGTTGAACGATGCCCAGGGCAACACCCCGGCGGTCTATACCTCTTATGCACCGGGCCGGGGGGCGAACACCACCCCTAAGTATGAAGATGTAACGCTGGGAGAGAGCGTTACCGCCCACATTGTGGCCGCTGGCGGTAAAGTTATTGCTGAGCCTGAGCAGGCAGACTTAATTTTGGCAGTGAACACCCCGGAAGACGGGGTCATTGGTGAAGCGGGTAGTGCCGCCAATGTGGCGGAGCCCAAAAGAACCACCACCGCTTTGGTCAATGACATTAGTCGGCATATTGGGAAAGGCCGCCGCGTGGCGGTTGCCGATGTGGCGCTGGCCAACGGTGCAGATAACAGTCTAATGGCCACCTTGGCGAACCAGAAGTTGTTGCCCCAATTGACAGCCTATGCCGGTTGGAATACCGCCGGCAATACTGTGGGTTATGCCCTGGCCCAAGGCATGTTGTCCCAGGATATCGGTGAAGCGGACAGGTTGCACCTGCTGGCAGTGCGCCTACTGGACGACTGGGGCTACCAAGCCAATGTCCGCAGCCAAGTACAACAGGGCAACATCAATAAATATAACCTAGGCCCTGACAAGGGCCCAGTGGCAACGGAGATTGAACAGCAACTAAAAACCTTTGCCACCGACAACCTAAAGGATTTCCCCATCGATCAACTAAAGGTAGATTTACCATGGAACCGAACCTTTGATATCTTGTTAGAAGTTGAACCATAA
- a CDS encoding S-layer homology domain-containing protein yields the protein MRKLLVSFITAVTVLTNSVSSYAAVALPNQFVDIDNHWAEAELTEMIQLDILSGYAENGKYFAKPNKPITRVEFAALMAKTLRLEATSQQPDFADWQQIPAWAKGAVASLSANGIINGVPGSDGRTYFQPHKNITRAEIAAMIMNAVQSPPQPPYDANFKDVPLNKWYATSVLQAKKAGIIGGRTATTFEPNRNATRAEVLVILNRFLKTDSTATPTDGQLQNVIDGYLADLETVMQRDNKLTELTHYTTGGATLSLKNGGLGAVEDSPTSLNISSISRIGGFDVKFKNNHLATVVVKVKYTLNQANSQQQNITVTERFGLTNIKGAWKIYKVDVLDY from the coding sequence ATGCGTAAATTGCTGGTTTCTTTTATTACAGCGGTCACGGTGTTGACCAACTCCGTCAGTTCCTATGCTGCGGTGGCTTTGCCCAACCAGTTTGTGGATATAGATAACCACTGGGCCGAAGCAGAATTAACGGAAATGATTCAGTTGGATATTTTAAGCGGTTATGCCGAAAACGGTAAATATTTTGCTAAACCCAACAAGCCCATTACCCGGGTGGAGTTTGCCGCGCTAATGGCTAAAACCCTGCGCTTAGAGGCTACCAGCCAGCAGCCGGATTTTGCCGATTGGCAGCAAATACCTGCTTGGGCTAAGGGTGCGGTGGCGTCCCTCAGCGCCAATGGAATTATCAATGGTGTCCCCGGCAGCGATGGCCGAACCTACTTTCAGCCCCACAAAAACATCACCCGGGCCGAAATCGCGGCCATGATTATGAACGCGGTACAATCACCGCCCCAACCGCCCTATGATGCTAACTTTAAAGACGTACCATTGAACAAGTGGTATGCCACCTCGGTGCTGCAGGCCAAGAAAGCCGGCATCATTGGCGGTCGCACCGCCACCACCTTTGAACCCAATAGAAACGCCACCCGGGCGGAAGTGCTGGTGATTCTCAATCGATTTTTAAAGACCGACAGCACAGCGACACCAACGGACGGCCAGCTGCAGAATGTAATAGACGGTTACCTAGCTGACCTAGAAACGGTGATGCAAAGGGACAACAAACTAACGGAGTTAACTCACTACACCACCGGTGGCGCCACTCTGTCACTGAAAAATGGCGGCCTCGGAGCGGTGGAAGATTCCCCAACGTCCTTAAACATCAGCTCGATAAGCCGTATCGGTGGCTTTGACGTCAAATTCAAAAACAACCACTTAGCAACGGTGGTGGTTAAAGTTAAATACACCCTAAACCAAGCCAACTCCCAGCAGCAGAACATCACTGTCACCGAACGCTTTGGATTAACCAACATAAAGGGAGCATGGAAAATATACAAAGTGGATGTACTGGATTATTAA